Part of the Halalkalibacter krulwichiae genome is shown below.
ATCAAAATCCGTTGCCTTACCGCTTGGCGATAGCCCATTATCAATAAGGGCGACTGATGGGAATCGAACCCACGAATGCCGGAACCACAATCCGGTGCGTTAACCACTTCGCCACAATCGCCATAAATGGTGGAGGGGGACGGATTCGAACCGCCGAACCCGGAGGGAGCGGATTTACAGTCCGCCGCGTTTAGCCACTTCGCTACCCCTCCACATATAAATACATGTTATAATGGCGGTCCGGACGGGACTCGAACCCGCGACCTCCTGCGTGACAGGCAGGCATTCTAACCAACTGAACTACCGGACCATTTTGGTATTGCGGGGGCGGATTTGAACCACCGACCTTCGGGTTATGAGCCCGACGAGCTACCAGACTGCTCCACCCCGCGACGTTATATGGTAATGAAATAAATTTTCATGGCGGAGGAAGAGGGATTCGAACCCCCGCGCGGTTTAACCCGCCTGTCGGTTTTCAAGACCGATCCCTTCAGCCGGACTTGGGTATTCCTCCGCAATATATGGTGGAGCCTAGCGGGATCGAACCGCTGACCTCCTGCGTGCAAGGCAGGCGCTCTCCCAGCTGAGCTAAGGCCCCAATTAAATACTCGCCTGGCAACGTCCTACTCTCACAGGGGGAAGCCCCCAACTACCATCGGCGCAGAAGAGCTTAACGACCGTGTTCGGCATGGGAACGGGTGTGGCCTCTTCGCTATCGCCACCAGACTATTTATTGAACATCGGATTCTCCTTAGAGTATCTTCGTTCACATTTGAGAAATGGTTCTCTCAAAACTAGATAATGCGTAATAGAAACTCAAGAATATATTGGATAAGTCCTCGACCGATTAGTATCTGTCAGCTCCACGTGTCGCCACGCTTCCACACCAGACCTATCAACCTCATCATCTCTAAGGGGTCTTACTGGATTAACTCCATGGGAAATCTCATCTTGAGGGGGGCTTCATGCTTAGATGCTTTCAGCACTTATCCCGTCCACACGTAGCTACCCAGCTATGCTCCTGGCGGAACAACTGGTACACCAGCGGTGTGTCCATCCCGGTCCTCTCGTACTAAGGACAGCTCCTCTCAAATTTCCTACGCCCGCGACGGATAGGGACCGAACTGTCTCACGACGTTCTGAACCCAGCTCGCGTACCGCTTTAATGGGCGAACAGCCCAACCCTTGGGACCTACTTCAGCCCCAGGATGCGATGAGCCGACATCGAGGTGCCAAACCTCCCCGTCGATGTGGACTCTTGGGGGAGATAAGCCTGTTATCCCCAGGGTAGCTTTTATCCGTTGAGCGATGGCCCTTCCATGCGGAACCACCGGATCACTAAGCCCGACTTTCGTCCCTGCTCGACTTGTAGGTCTCGCAGTCAAGCTCCCTTTTGCCTTTGCACTCTACGAATGATTTCCAACCATTCTGAGGGAACCTTTGGGCGCCTCCGTTACTGTTTAGGAGGCGACCGCCCCAGTCAAACTGCCCACCTGACACTGTCCCTGAACCGGATCACGGCTCGAGGTTAGAATGTCAGCACAGTCAGGGTAGTATCCCACCGACGCCTCCACGTAAGCTGGCGCTCACGCTTCCAAGGCTCCTACCTATCCTGTACAAACTGTACCAACATCCAATATCAAGCTACAGTAAAGCTCCATGGGGTCTTTCCGTCCTGTCGCGGGTAACCTGCATCTTCACAGGTACTATAATTTCACCGGGTCTCTCGTTGAGACAGTATCCAAATCGTTACACCATTCGTGCGGGTCGGAACTTACCCGACAAGGAATTTCGCTACCTTAGGACCGTTATAGTTACGGCCGCCGTTTACTGGGGCTTCAATTCAGAGCTTCTCCCCAAAGGGATAACCCCTCCTCTTAACCTTCCAGCACCGGGCAGGTGTCAGCCCCTATACTTCGCCTTGCGGCTTCGCAGAGACCTGTGTTTTTGCTAAACAGTCGCTTGGATCTTTTCACTGCGGCTCTCTCGGGCTTGCACCCTAATAGAGCACCCCTTCTCCCGAAGTTACGGGGTCATTTTGCCGAGTTCCTTAACGAGAGTTCTCCCGAGCGTCTTAGAATTCTCTTCTCGCCTACCTGTGTCGGTTTGCGGTACGGGCACCTCTCACCTCGCTAGAGGCTTTTCTAGGCAGTGTAGGATCAGGAACTTCGGTACTAATATTTCCCTCGCCATCACAGCTCAGCCTTTATGGAAAGCGGATTTGCCTACTTTCCAGCCTAACTGCTTGGACGCGCATATCCATCAGCGCGCTTACCCTACCTTTCTGCGTCCCCCATTGCTCAAACGGTGAGGAGGTGGTACAGGAATTTCAACCTGTTGTCCATCGCCTACGCCTTTCGGCCTCGGCTTAGGTCCCGACTGACCCTGAGCGGACGAGCCTTCCTCAGGAAACCTTGGGCTTTCGACGGAGGGGATTCTCACCCCTCACTCGCTACTCATACCGGCATTCTCACTTCTAAGCGCTCCACCAGTCCTCTCGGTCTGACTTCGCTGCACTTAGAACGCTCCCCTACCACTGACACCAGAAGGTGTCAATCCATAGCTTCGGTGATACGTTTAGCCCCGGTACATTTTCGGCGCAGAGTCACTCGACCAGTGAGCTATTACGCACTCTTTAAATGGTGGCTGCTTCTAAGCCAACATCCTGGTTGTCTGGGCAACTCCACATCCTTTTCCACTTAACGTATACTTTGGGACCTTAGCTGATGGTCTGGGCTGTTTCCCTCTTGACTACGGATCTTAGCACTCGCAGTCTGACTCCCGAGGATAAGTATTTGGCATTCGGAGTTTGACTGAATTCGGTAATCCTGTGGGGACCCCTAGTCCAATCAGTGCTCTACCTCCAATACTCTTCCCTCGAGGCTAGCCCTAAAGCTATTTCGGGGAGAACCAGCTATTTCCGAGTTCGATTGGCATTTCACCCCTACCCACACCTCATCCCCGCACTTTTCAACGTGCGTGGGTTCGGGCCTCCATTCAGTGTTACCTAAACTTCACCCTGGACATGGGTAGATCACACGGTTTCGGGTCTACGACCACGTACTAATGCGCCCTATTCAGACTCGCTTTCGCTGCGGCTCCGCCTATTCAGCTTAACCTTGCACGGGATCGTAACTCGCCGGTTCATTCTACAAAAGGCACGCTGTCACCCGTAAATGGGCTCCAACTAGTTGTAGGCACACGGTTTCAGGATCTCTTTCACTCCCCTTCCGGGGTGCTTTTCACCTTTCCCTCACGGTACTGGTTCACTATCGGTCACTAGGGAGTATTTAGCCTTGGGAGATGGTCCTCCCGGATTCCGACGGGGTTTCACGTGTCCCGCCGTACTCAGGATACGTCTCGGAGAGACGAACATTTCGGCTACAGGGCTGTTACCTTATACCGCGGATCTTTCCAGATCGCTTCACCTATGTTCGTCTTTTGTAACTCCGTATGAGACGTCCTACAACCCCAAGAGGCAAGCCTCTTGGTTTGGGCTGTTTCCGTTTCGCTCGCCGCTACTTGGGAAATCGCATTTGCTTTCTCTTCCTCTGGGTACTTAGATGTTTCAGTTCCCCAGGTCTGCCTCCTCATACCCTATGTATTCAGGTATGGGTACCATCCCATTACGGATGGTGGGTTCCCCATTCGGATATCCTCGGATCAAAGCTTACTTACAGCTCCCCGAGGCGTTTCGCCGTTCGTCGCGTCCTTCTTAGGCTCCTAGTGCCAAGGCATCCACCGTGCGCCCTTTCTAACTTAACCATTTTGGCTGCAGATCTTCTTCGCATTTCTTCGTCAGCTTCGTGGATCTCAGTCATGTCACGTACGGGTGTACGTTCCATTCTTTCGACCACTCGCTTCCTCGAACTGCTCGAAGCTCTTTGCCAAAAACGATCTTTTTAAAAAGTCGTTTAAGACATTTTTGAGAAAATGTCATGAATTCTTGACATGCTCGTTTGATCTTCTCTTATAAATAAGATACCGATAAAACTAACATTGTTTCTATTTGCATTATCTAGTTTTCAAAGAACCAAAAGTCACTGATCTATTTGATATCAAATCAGTTTCTTCTATATAAATTGAGAGTGAATTCTCTCAAAACTGAACCAAAGCACAAGCGTCAAACAACCGAAGTTGTTCGTCGACTAGAGTATTACTCCATAGAAAGGAGGTGATCCAGCCGCACCTTCCGATACGGCTACCTTGTTACGACTTCACCCCAATCATCTGTCCCACCTTAGGCGGCTAGCTCCCAAAAGGGTTACTCCACCGACTTCGGGTGTTACAAACTCTCGTGGTGTGACGGGCGGTGTGTACAAGGCCCGGGAACGTATTCACCGCGGCATGCTGATCCGCGATTACTAGCAATTCCGGCTTCATGTAGGCGAGTTGCAGCCTACAATCCGAACTGAGAATGGCTTTATGAGATTGGCTCGACCTCGCGGTTTCGCTGCTCTTTGTACCATCCATTGTAGCACGTGTGTAGCCCAGGTCATAAGGGGCATGATGATTTGACGTCATCCCCACCTTCCTCCGGTTTGTCACCGGCAGTCACCTTAGAGTGCCCAACTTAATGCTGGCAACTAAGATCAAGGGTTGCGCTCGTTGCGGGACTTAACCCAACATCTCACGACACGAGCTGACGACAACCATGCACCACCTGTCACTTATGTCCCCGAAGGGAAATCCCTATCTCTAGGGAGGGCATAAGGATGTCAAGACCTGGTAAGGTTCTTCGCGTTGCTTCGAATTAAACCACATGCTCCACTGCTTGTGCGGGCCCCCGTCAATTCCTTTGAGTTTCAACCTTGCGGTCGTACTCCCCAGGCGGAGTGCTTAATGTGTTAACTTCGGCACTAAGGGCATCGAAACCCCTAACACCTAGCACTCATCGTTTACGGCGTGGACTACCAGGGTATCTAATCCTGTTTGCTCCCCACGCTTTCGCGCCTCAGCGTCAGTTACAGACCAGAGAGTCGCCTTCGCCACTGGTGTTCCTCCACATATCTACGCATTTCACCGCTACACGTGGAATTCCACTCTCCTCTTCTGTACTCAAGTCTCCCAGTTTCCAATGACCCTCCACGGTTGAGCCGTGGGCTTTCACATCAGACTTAAAAGACCGCCTGCGCGCGCTTTACGCCCAATAATTCCGGACAACGCTTGCCACCTACGTATTACCGCGGCTGCTGGCACGTAGTTAGCCGTGGCTTTCTGGTTAGGTACCGTCAAGGTACCGCCCTATTCGAACGATACTTGTTCTTCCCTAACAACAGAGCTTTACGAACCGAAATCCTTCATCACTCACGCGGCGTTGCTCCGTCAGACTTTCGTCCATTGCGGAAGATTCCCTACTGCTGCCTCCCGTAGGAGTCTGGGCCGTGTCTCAGTCCCAGTGTGGCCGATCACCCTCTCAGGTCGGCTACGCATCGTCGCCTTGGTAAGCCATTACCTTACCAACTAGCTAATGCGCCGCGGGCCCATCCTGTAGTGATAGCCGGAGCCATCTTTTAGTCTAAGAGCATGAGGTCTCAGATATTATCCGGTATTAGCACCGATTTCTCGATGTTATCCCAGTCTACAGGGCAGGTTGCCCACGTGTTACTCACCCGTCCGCCGCTAACTGAATTAAGAGCAAGCTCTTAATCAGCCCGCTCGACTTGCATGTATTAGGCACGCCGCCAGCGTTCGTCCTGAGCCAGGATCAAACTCTCCATAAAAATGGTAAGCTGATTAGCTCAATAAAAAATTCAAGGTGAAATTTGCCCTGTCGGGTAAATTTCTTTGACGAGATATCATGTATCTCTTTTCGCTTGGCTTTTGTTCAGTTTTCAAAGAACTCGACACCATCTCTCAACAGCGACTTTTCTAATATAACATTTTAACAACTACCGTGTCAAATGTTTTTTTGTTTTTCATCACCTCATCGGCGACGAATAATAATATAACATATTATCTTTATATATATCAATACTTTAAAAAAAAAAAAAAAAAAAAAATGAAAATAAATACAAAGGTAGACTTCCCACAAGGCAAGTCTACCTTTGTATGAACTACATCGATCCAATCATTTGAAAAACAGGAACGAGAGTTACTAGAAATAACAGAAATACTAGTCCACCAACTAGTATAAATAAAGTAGGCTGTATAAGGCGGATAATCTTCTGAATAGAATCGTCTAATTCTTGTAAAAGAATATCACTATATTGCTCTAAATCTTTAGCTAAATAACCTGTTTTCTCTCCATTAGTAACAACCACCGCTAGTTCATTACAAAAATAACTTTTATCTTCTAGTATTTCATAGAACGGTTGCCCTCTTTGCAATTGAATAGAAATTAAAAAGCACTCCTGTTGAAAAAACGGAAGATAATCTTGATTTTCAAAATGTTTCAACGATTGCTGCAAGGTCATTCCCGCCAAAAGCAACTTACCTAGTTGTAATGAAAAAACGTAGGAAAGTGTAATCTGAACATATTTTTTTAATAAGGGAACTTTCATCAATAATGTAACTCACTCATAGCTACTCCAATGTTTCATTTTATATCCAATGAGAATAGTAATAATAAAACAACTAAAAACAAATAACAAAATTAAATAGGGAAAATACGAGAGGAACTCCATAAGTAGTAAAACGAATAATGGAGGAGAGTTAGACATAGTAGAAAAAAACGAGTGGAAGTGAGGGAACACAAATTGAAACATAAGCATTAATAATAACCCACATAGACTAAGTAAAGTTAGAGGGTAACGTAGTAACTTCATCACTTCACTCTTTACTTTTTCTCGATTTAATAATAATTGCCCGACTTGGTTAAACCCCTGGGCTATGTCCCCCTGTTGTTCATAAAAATAAAGGAAAAACCTTATACTTGACGGTATCTCAAAAGATTGAAATGATTCATGAACAGAATGTCCTTCCTTTAATTGTTCAAGAGCCACTTCAAGTTGCTCCTTAGTTTTTCGCTTAACATGTAATTTTATAAAAGATAAAGCAGTCTCAAGCGGATACCCTTGGTCTAGAAGACTTCCAATTCTAATAAACGCCTTTGCCGTGACTTGATAACTTCCTTTTGAATCCTTATTAAACAAATTCATTAGCATACCTCTGCCACTCAGTATCTTCAATAAAGCCTAAGGCCCACGCCTTATTTATTTCACTTAAAAAACCTTTTCCTTTATATTTCCTTTTTTCAATCATCTCCTTAAGCTGCTCGCCATTTACTATCTCAAAGATTGCTGAACGAGACATCTTCCTCCTGGCTTGGCAGAAAGGATGACACCCTTCCCTACACAATGGACAACGAACATTTATTACCCTTTGTGAAAAAACCACCTTACAACATTCTAACAAATCAAAGCGGGAAACTCCCAAATCCATCATTCTTAATAATGCAGTATAACCGTCTTGAGCATGTAAAGTTGCTAATACAACATGACCAGTTAAGGAAGCCCGAATCGCAAGTGCTGCCGTTTCCTCATCACGAATTTCTCCAATTAAAATAACATCAGGATCATGCCTCAAGCATGCACTCAATACAGAGTCAAAAGATAAACCCGCTTTATTGTTGACCTCCACTTGCACAGCATGAGGGATTACTCTTTCTATTGGGTCTTCAATTGTAATTATAGACTTACCGCCAATACGAATCAGCTCTTCAACTATTGTATATAAAGTTGTTGTTTTGCCTGAACCAGTTGGACCGGATATTAAACAGAGACCTTGATTAATGGAACAGATTTTCTTGAAGGTATTAACATGGTGGTTAAAGAAACTTAAAGAAGAGATTGTTTGAGTGGAAAAGTAAGGAAGTATTCGAACGGCTAAACTTTCGCTGTGTATGGTTGGAAGAGTTGAAAGTCTTAGGGAGTATGGTGAATGTTGTACTGAGTGCATTAGCAACGTACTTTGAGGTTTACGTCTTTCTCCTATATCCATCCCTGACCGATATTTGAGGTGACTAATGAGGCGCTCTGCTAATCGAAGATTTAGCCTTTTCCAATGAACCATCCGACCATTTAAACGATATGCGAGCAAATAGAATTCTTCTTCAGGAATGAAATGTAAATCAGTCACTTTCATATTAATAGCCTCATCCAAAAGATGCCTGCTATATTGTTCTATCTCATACATATAAGAACCACTCCCTTTCTTAGTTAATTACTTTCTACATTCAATAAAAAAAACCTCTTTATGTGCGAATATTTTATTTTGATCTGCTCATAATATTAGTAACATGTTATCCCCATTCAAAAAAAGTTTTTAAGCCACAGTTTCTAGGGGAATCTATCTAACGATGGGCTATAGCCAAGCGGTAAGGCAACGGACTTTGACTCCGTCATGCGTTGGTTCGAATCCAGCTAGCCCAGTATCGATATAAAAACGGACGCTACAAAGTACTTTGTAGCGTCCGCTTTTTTTATGAATAATTCACCAACCATAGCGCATAAGATTCAACAAAGCTGAATGACAAGCTCCTAACTAACACAATAAGGGACGTGACAGAAGGTGAAAATACTTAGTGAGTTTAAAGAGTTTGCAATAAGGGGCAATGTAATTGATATGAGCATCGGTGTCATCATTGGTACGACATTCGCAAAGATCGTTGAATCTTTTGTTGATGATATCATTATGCCACCTTTTAGTTTGATTTTCGGCCAAGTCGATTTCTCAAATCGATATCTTAATTTATCTAACCGTCGCTTTGAAACCTTTGCCGAGGCAGAAGCTGCTGGTGTTCCTATGTTAAATTATGGGATATTCTTAAATCATCTCGTTCATTTTTCCATTGTTGCTTTTGTTCTTTTTCTATTTGTCCGACAAGTTAATCGTATTCGCAGACCTCAAGAAGACCCTTTATCAAATATGAAATCAAAACTGTGTCCTCATTGTTGTCAATCAATAGCATACAAAGCCATTCGATGCCCACATTGTACCTCTATATTAAAAGATACAAGGAATCAAGTTAAACCGAACTACGGAGTACGAATACAACGAAAGTCATCTTCTTAACTTCGATTTACGATTTTTTGCTTTCTTCGTTTTTATTAATACTTCTGGGGGTTGTTTCTTAATCCATTTTAGAAACTTTTTTATCTCTTCATCATCTTTTAGCCTTTCTAACGTCATTAATCTATTAGCTAATTCCTTATTCGAGTAAATGGCATGTATTTGTTTATGACAAGGAATACAAAGATTAGCTGTTGGTAAGAAACTCCCCCCTTCTTCCCTCGGAGTTAAATGATGAATCGTCGTCTCAACTCCTTCACGCTCACACAATTGACATTGACCCTTCTTGTTCTTCATAATTCCTTCTATCAACCCTTTTCTGTATTGTTAAGATGACGTGCCCCCATCTTCTTCCCGCTCTCTTCTTACTTGAACAATACTAATTAGAATAAAATTAATGCCTACAACAGCCGCAATAAAAGGGGCAAATAAAAACTTCCCTTGTTCTATAAGCCCAACAAGAAAAATCACTAAAGAACCAAAAGTCACGATACACCCTAAAATTAAAAAAGAGATCATTTCCTTAATGCTCCTTCCACAATTTTATATATTCATTTTCTTTTTTATATGAAATGTAACACACTTGAGCGACAAAATTTGCTACGATAGGACAGGACATTGTTTGAGAGGAGTAAATCCAATGCATGTGGCTTATTATAAGAACAAAGTCATTTATCTTCCTAACTGCGAACGTAGTAGTTGGCAACAATTATATATGGCTAGTATTAAACAAGAACTTACTTGTATACATTGCCATACACCTTTAAAAATGGAACTCGGCATTTTGAAGCCACCTTCATTTACCCATGTTCAAGCCACAAACGAGTGTATCGAAGCAGCTTCGTTAATGACAAAGAAATTCACTCAACATCACATTAACCTAAATGAAAAACAAAATGTTCATTCAGATTCTGGATTTTCGATACCTAAAAGAAGATCGATATCTTCCTCTGTAGAGCAAAATGAGATCGAGAATTGGAAAGAACCAGAACAGGTGCGCGCTATTCCTAATTTTAATGAAAAGAAGGCTACAACAGGACATCTCGCCCTTAATCCTTATAGAGAGAAGTTACAAAAAAGTGGTATTTATCTTGACAATCAACAATGGGAAGCCGTTCAAACAACTGAAGGACCGTTGCTCATACTTGCTGGCGCCGGCAGCGGAAAAACACGTGTGCTCACAACTCGTACAGCTTATATGTTATCAGAACTTAACTATTCACCTAAGGAATTGATACTTGTTACGTTCACAGCAAAAGCCGCTAAAGAAATGAAAGAGAGAATGCGACTTTACCCCGGACTCAATAGACAAACACTTAACCAATTAGTAATCGGTACATTTCATAGTATTTTTTATAAAATGCTTATGCACCATGATCCCCAAAGGTGGTCACCTTCAAACTTATTAAAGCAAGACTGGTTAAGACAAGCGATGATAAAAGAAGCTGGTCGTGAGTTAAATTTAGATGAAAAAGAATTTGCATTCGATCAAGCCTTGACACAAATTAGTTGGTGGAAAAATCACCTCATGGCACCAGAAAAAATAAAAGGAAAAGACCTTTTCGAGGAAAGAGTAGTCTATTTATACAAACGTTACGAGGAAATGAGAAAAGCGCAAAATGCATTTGACTTTGATGATATGTTGCTTGGCCTATATGAACTATTACACGAAAACGATCGACTGTTAAAAAGGTATCAACAACGTTTTTCTTATGTATCAGTTGATGAGTTTCAAGATATTAATAAAGTTCAAGTTGAGTTGATTACAATGTTAAGTGACCGCACAAAAAACCTTTGTGTCGTTGGCGATGATGACCAATCGATTTATGCTTTCAGAGGTAGCGAACCTTCCTATATCCTTAACTTCAAGGAACGTTATCATAATACAAAAATGGTCATACTTTCCGAAAATTATCGCTCAAGTCACGAAATTGTTTCTTCAGCTAATAACGTTATTCACACAAACAGACAACGATATCAGAAACAATTACACGCTCAAACTTCTACTCATTCCCCTCCCCTTCTCTTCTACCCTTTTGATGAAGAAGAAGAAGCGACAATGATCGTTACTGATATTAAAAAACAAATAGAAACAGGTGCCAATCCTGAGGACTTCGCTATTTTATTCCGAACGAATACAGCTGCCCGCGCCTTGATTGAGCGCTTTATCTCATCAAGCATCCCCTTTCAATTAGATGCAGATGGAGATTCTTTCTATCAAAGAAAAGCTGTACGAAAAATCTTGGCTTATTTACAATTGGGAATCAATCCTGATGACGGTCACGCCCTAACTGATTTAATTGGCGCTTTATTTTTAAAGCAAGAAACAGTTCAAGAGATTAAAGCAGCAAGCATTACTAATAACTGTACTTTTGTCGAAGCATTACCTTTAATCAAAGGGCTAAAGCCATTTCAAACTAAAAAATTACAAACCTTACCTACAAAATTCAAGCAGCTGAAAGAAAAAAGCCCAATTGATGCTATTGCATTTATTGAACAGGAAATGGGTTTTAGTGAGTACGTCAAGAAAAACGGCAATGAAGGAAACAAAATGGAGAGAGGCTCCGATGACGTTAGGGATTTAAAAGTGGTAGCTAGACAACACGATACAATTGAAGATTTTTTAAGGCATATTAATCATATGACGATTAAATTTGACGAACTTCGAAACCAAAAAGCCAACCCTAATAGTGTGCAACTTATGACAATTCATCGCGCAAAGGGCTTAGAGTTTAAACACGTCTACATTCTAAGCACGGTAGAAGGAGGATTACCTCACGACTATGCTCTTGAAGCATGGCGAGACGGTGATGATAAACCTTTAGAAGAAGAACGCCGCCTGATGTACGTCGCAATAACAAGAGCCGAAGATTCGTTAAAAATTTCAATCCCCCTTATGAGAAGAGGGAAAAAAGCTTTCCGTTCGCGTTTCGCAAGAGAAATTCAACGAATAGCACCGGAGCAAGCACATAAGTCTCGTGAAAGGAATGTAGCAAATGGACAAGGAATACATGATTAAGCAGACAGAAAACTGGGTTAAAGAACAACTCGAAGGAGAAGGAACAGGCCATGATTGGCACCACATCCAACGAGTAACGAAGCAAGCACAAGAAATAGCCGCGATTGAAGGGGCTGATACCTTCATTGTTTCTTTAGCTGCTTTGCTTCATGATTTAATTGATGATAAGGTCGTAGAAAGTGAAGCAGAAGGCATCAAGCATGTGACCAAGTGGTTAGAAACCATTGGAACAAGCAAGGAACAAGAGGAACATATTCTGGCAATCATTACAACTATGTCATTTAAGGGCGGGAACAACAAGCCTGTAGAAACACTCGAGGCTAAAGTTGTACAAGATGCTGATCGATTAGATGCGATCGGGGCAATAGGCATCGCGCGTACGTTCATTTACGCTGGAAGTAAAGGTGATCCAATGTACGATCCGACAATTGCTGTTCGCGAGCAACTCACCTTTGAGGAATATCGAAATGGGCGTTCAAGTGCCATTGGGCATTTTTATGAAAAACTTCTAAAATTAAAAGATTTAATGAATACAGGAGAAGGAATGAAACGAGCTACAGCTAGACATCTATTTCTAAACAATTTCCTCGAACAATTCCATAAAGAATGGGAAGGGTGACCAAGCTGGTCACCTGTTTCATCCTTTCGAGAACTCCCCTACATTCGCTTACAGTCATAGACTAACTGCATGACTCTATTTTTCTTCTATAGAGCTGTCATCGATCCCCATCTCCACTGAATCTTCCTCGATATCACTTACAATCTTTCTTTTCACATTCACTTTAAATTTCTGATAAACAAATTCTTGGCTTTTGGCCTCTACATCAATTTCTTTAGGTTGGTGAATGTATAGCAACGGCACCGCTCTCTTTGTCATCGCTCTAACTCCTTTCTTATATAGGAACTGTTTAAAGTATATTTCACACGACAAAATGTATGATTACTAAAAAGGAAACATGAAAGTGGATAAGCTACATAAGTATAGGTAGAAGTAGACTCAACCATAACATCTAAATTGGGGTGATACCGTGACACAAACAAACGACAAATTAAAAGAAGCTCTTCTCAAAATAGAAGAAGCAACTGACCTTTATCAAGAAATCGTTAATCAATTAAAAGGGAACGAGCAAGAGGAACTATTATCAAAGAA
Proteins encoded:
- a CDS encoding HNH endonuclease, whose product is MMKNKKGQCQLCEREGVETTIHHLTPREEGGSFLPTANLCIPCHKQIHAIYSNKELANRLMTLERLKDDEEIKKFLKWIKKQPPEVLIKTKKAKNRKSKLRR
- the comGA gene encoding competence type IV pilus ATPase ComGA; this encodes MYEIEQYSRHLLDEAINMKVTDLHFIPEEEFYLLAYRLNGRMVHWKRLNLRLAERLISHLKYRSGMDIGERRKPQSTLLMHSVQHSPYSLRLSTLPTIHSESLAVRILPYFSTQTISSLSFFNHHVNTFKKICSINQGLCLISGPTGSGKTTTLYTIVEELIRIGGKSIITIEDPIERVIPHAVQVEVNNKAGLSFDSVLSACLRHDPDVILIGEIRDEETAALAIRASLTGHVVLATLHAQDGYTALLRMMDLGVSRFDLLECCKVVFSQRVINVRCPLCREGCHPFCQARRKMSRSAIFEIVNGEQLKEMIEKRKYKGKGFLSEINKAWALGFIEDTEWQRYANEFV
- a CDS encoding type II secretion system F family protein, with translation MKVPLLKKYVQITLSYVFSLQLGKLLLAGMTLQQSLKHFENQDYLPFFQQECFLISIQLQRGQPFYEILEDKSYFCNELAVVVTNGEKTGYLAKDLEQYSDILLQELDDSIQKIIRLIQPTLFILVGGLVFLLFLVTLVPVFQMIGSM
- a CDS encoding ATP-dependent helicase, with protein sequence MHVAYYKNKVIYLPNCERSSWQQLYMASIKQELTCIHCHTPLKMELGILKPPSFTHVQATNECIEAASLMTKKFTQHHINLNEKQNVHSDSGFSIPKRRSISSSVEQNEIENWKEPEQVRAIPNFNEKKATTGHLALNPYREKLQKSGIYLDNQQWEAVQTTEGPLLILAGAGSGKTRVLTTRTAYMLSELNYSPKELILVTFTAKAAKEMKERMRLYPGLNRQTLNQLVIGTFHSIFYKMLMHHDPQRWSPSNLLKQDWLRQAMIKEAGRELNLDEKEFAFDQALTQISWWKNHLMAPEKIKGKDLFEERVVYLYKRYEEMRKAQNAFDFDDMLLGLYELLHENDRLLKRYQQRFSYVSVDEFQDINKVQVELITMLSDRTKNLCVVGDDDQSIYAFRGSEPSYILNFKERYHNTKMVILSENYRSSHEIVSSANNVIHTNRQRYQKQLHAQTSTHSPPLLFYPFDEEEEATMIVTDIKKQIETGANPEDFAILFRTNTAARALIERFISSSIPFQLDADGDSFYQRKAVRKILAYLQLGINPDDGHALTDLIGALFLKQETVQEIKAASITNNCTFVEALPLIKGLKPFQTKKLQTLPTKFKQLKEKSPIDAIAFIEQEMGFSEYVKKNGNEGNKMERGSDDVRDLKVVARQHDTIEDFLRHINHMTIKFDELRNQKANPNSVQLMTIHRAKGLEFKHVYILSTVEGGLPHDYALEAWRDGDDKPLEEERRLMYVAITRAEDSLKISIPLMRRGKKAFRSRFAREIQRIAPEQAHKSRERNVANGQGIHD
- a CDS encoding HD domain-containing protein codes for the protein MDKEYMIKQTENWVKEQLEGEGTGHDWHHIQRVTKQAQEIAAIEGADTFIVSLAALLHDLIDDKVVESEAEGIKHVTKWLETIGTSKEQEEHILAIITTMSFKGGNNKPVETLEAKVVQDADRLDAIGAIGIARTFIYAGSKGDPMYDPTIAVREQLTFEEYRNGRSSAIGHFYEKLLKLKDLMNTGEGMKRATARHLFLNNFLEQFHKEWEG
- the mscL gene encoding large conductance mechanosensitive channel protein MscL, which gives rise to MLSEFKEFAIRGNVIDMSIGVIIGTTFAKIVESFVDDIIMPPFSLIFGQVDFSNRYLNLSNRRFETFAEAEAAGVPMLNYGIFLNHLVHFSIVAFVLFLFVRQVNRIRRPQEDPLSNMKSKLCPHCCQSIAYKAIRCPHCTSILKDTRNQVKPNYGVRIQRKSSS
- a CDS encoding type II secretion system F family protein, with amino-acid sequence MNLFNKDSKGSYQVTAKAFIRIGSLLDQGYPLETALSFIKLHVKRKTKEQLEVALEQLKEGHSVHESFQSFEIPSSIRFFLYFYEQQGDIAQGFNQVGQLLLNREKVKSEVMKLLRYPLTLLSLCGLLLMLMFQFVFPHFHSFFSTMSNSPPLFVLLLMEFLSYFPYLILLFVFSCFIITILIGYKMKHWSSYE